In the genome of Pseudomonas protegens, one region contains:
- the dinG gene encoding ATP-dependent DNA helicase DinG, which translates to MISNELKTTIQGAYSRFLEAKSLKPRYGQRLMIAEVAKVLGDIDTDDEGRRSGDPAVVAVEAGTGTGKTVAYSLAAIPTAKAAGKRLVIATATVALQEQIVYKDLPDLMRNSGLNFSFSLAKGRGRYMCLSKLDMLLQEGHAQTATAQLFEEEGFKIEVDEASQKLFTSMIEKLAGNKWDGDRDSWPTALEDADWARLTTDHSQCTNRHCPNFGQCAFYKAREGMGKVDVIVTNHDMVLADLALGGGAVLPDPRDTLYVFDEGHHLPDKAIGHFAHYTRLRSTADWLEQTAKNLTKLLAQHPLPGDLGRLIEQVPELAREIKTQQQFMFSACEQIADFKTGEDMEGRERPRHRFVGGLIPEHMREMGIELKKGFSRLTDLFTRLTELLKEGMDGEVNIGIASNQAEEWYPLFGSLLARASGNWELWTAFTVEDPEDNPPMARWLTLAESGSLFDIEVNASPILAAEMLRRNLWNVAYGALVTSATLTALGTFDRFRMRAGLPKKAVTAVVPSPFHHADAGVLRVPDLRADPRDAPAHTAAIIRDLPELVEGSRGTLVLFSSRKQMQDVFDGLDRDWRKQVFIQGNLSKQETLNKHKARVDGGDSSVLFGLASFAEGVDLPGAYCEHVVIAKIPFSVPDDPVEAALAEWIEARGGNPFMEISVPDASLKLVQACGRLLRTEQDRGTITLLDRRLVTQRYGKAILNALPPFRREIS; encoded by the coding sequence AGCCTGGCGGCGATTCCCACGGCCAAGGCCGCCGGCAAGCGCCTGGTGATCGCCACCGCCACCGTCGCCCTGCAGGAACAGATCGTCTACAAGGACCTGCCGGACCTGATGCGCAACAGCGGGCTGAACTTCAGCTTTTCCCTGGCCAAGGGCCGGGGGCGCTACATGTGCCTGTCCAAGCTCGACATGCTGCTTCAGGAAGGCCACGCGCAGACCGCCACGGCCCAGCTGTTCGAGGAAGAAGGCTTCAAGATCGAAGTGGATGAGGCCAGCCAGAAGCTGTTCACCAGCATGATCGAGAAGCTCGCCGGGAATAAATGGGACGGTGACCGCGACAGCTGGCCCACGGCCTTGGAAGACGCTGACTGGGCGCGCCTGACCACCGATCACAGCCAGTGCACCAACCGCCATTGCCCGAACTTTGGCCAGTGCGCCTTCTACAAGGCCCGCGAAGGCATGGGCAAGGTCGACGTGATTGTCACCAACCACGACATGGTCCTGGCCGACCTGGCCCTGGGCGGCGGCGCCGTGCTGCCGGACCCGCGCGACACCCTTTATGTGTTCGACGAAGGCCACCACTTGCCGGACAAGGCCATCGGCCACTTTGCCCATTACACCCGGCTGCGCTCCACCGCCGACTGGCTGGAGCAGACCGCCAAGAACCTCACCAAGCTGCTGGCCCAGCACCCGCTGCCGGGCGACCTGGGGCGCCTGATCGAGCAAGTGCCGGAGCTGGCGCGGGAGATCAAGACCCAGCAGCAGTTCATGTTCAGCGCTTGCGAGCAGATCGCCGACTTCAAGACCGGCGAAGACATGGAAGGCCGCGAACGGCCGCGTCATCGCTTCGTCGGCGGGCTGATTCCCGAGCACATGCGCGAGATGGGCATCGAGCTGAAAAAAGGCTTCTCCCGTCTCACCGACCTGTTCACCCGTCTCACCGAGCTGCTCAAGGAAGGCATGGATGGCGAGGTCAATATCGGCATCGCCAGCAACCAGGCCGAAGAGTGGTACCCGCTGTTCGGCAGCCTGCTGGCCCGGGCCTCGGGCAACTGGGAGCTGTGGACCGCGTTCACCGTCGAGGACCCGGAAGACAACCCGCCCATGGCCCGCTGGCTGACCCTGGCCGAGAGCGGCTCGCTGTTCGACATCGAGGTCAACGCCAGCCCGATCCTCGCGGCGGAGATGCTCCGGCGCAATCTGTGGAACGTGGCCTACGGCGCCCTGGTGACGTCGGCGACCCTGACCGCCCTGGGCACCTTCGACCGTTTCCGCATGCGCGCCGGGCTGCCGAAGAAAGCCGTGACCGCCGTGGTGCCCAGCCCGTTCCACCACGCCGATGCCGGGGTGCTGCGGGTGCCCGACCTGCGGGCCGACCCGCGGGATGCGCCAGCGCATACCGCGGCGATCATCCGCGACCTGCCGGAGCTGGTGGAGGGCTCCCGCGGCACCCTGGTGCTGTTCTCCTCGCGCAAGCAGATGCAGGACGTGTTCGACGGCCTGGATCGCGACTGGCGCAAGCAGGTGTTCATCCAGGGCAACCTGTCCAAGCAGGAAACCCTGAACAAGCACAAGGCCCGGGTCGACGGTGGTGACTCCAGCGTCTTGTTCGGTCTGGCGAGCTTTGCCGAAGGGGTGGACCTGCCCGGTGCCTACTGTGAGCACGTGGTGATCGCCAAGATCCCGTTCTCGGTGCCGGACGATCCAGTGGAAGCGGCGCTGGCGGAGTGGATCGAGGCCCGGGGCGGCAATCCGTTCATGGAGATCTCGGTGCCGGATGCGTCTCTCAAGCTGGTCCAGGCCTGCGGTCGCCTGCTGCGCACCGAACAGGACCGCGGCACCATCACCCTGCTGGACCGCCGCCTGGTCACCCAGCGCTATGGCAAGGCTATCCTCAATGCCTTGCCGCCATTTCGCCGAGAAATATCCTGA